A part of Sinorhizobium chiapasense genomic DNA contains:
- a CDS encoding NAD(P)/FAD-dependent oxidoreductase, giving the protein MPWQSPISPGISWYEATIPERPVYPALAGSRKTGVAIVGGGYTGLQAAYNLAKSGTDVTVIDACRFGDGASGRNGGQFGTGQRAWAEDTEEALGHERAKLLFEMAENAKRYVLGFAGEHGIDIEFVPGQLSVGHKKGLETDYRRHVEAMAERFGYPHLSFMERDETASRLGSDHYHFGIRDTGTGHIHPMKLLMGLATQAARTGASLHEQTKALKIEKKGGAIVIDTDRGTITADRALIACNAYIGNLEPVTASHVMPIRSFIGATKILSDHPDVLPGGESVDDSRFVVRYFRKSKDGRLLFGGREAYTADNPRDISSHIRRQISEIYPALANVEITHAWGGSVGITMPRQPFCREVMPGVTSIGGYSGHGVMLSNYCGKLYADLVLGKQTELDLLKALKIPAFPGGMRFRSALLFLALSWYALRDRL; this is encoded by the coding sequence ATGCCCTGGCAAAGCCCGATCTCGCCCGGAATTTCCTGGTATGAGGCGACGATCCCTGAGCGTCCGGTCTATCCAGCGCTGGCAGGTTCGCGGAAAACCGGCGTCGCCATCGTCGGCGGCGGCTACACGGGACTTCAAGCCGCCTACAATCTCGCGAAAAGCGGAACAGACGTGACCGTGATCGACGCCTGTCGTTTCGGCGACGGCGCTTCGGGTCGCAACGGCGGCCAGTTTGGCACAGGACAGCGCGCCTGGGCGGAGGATACCGAGGAAGCGCTTGGCCACGAACGTGCCAAGCTGCTGTTCGAGATGGCGGAAAACGCCAAGCGCTACGTGCTGGGCTTCGCCGGCGAACACGGAATCGACATCGAGTTCGTCCCCGGTCAGCTTTCCGTCGGCCACAAGAAAGGTCTCGAGACGGACTACCGTCGCCATGTCGAGGCGATGGCGGAGCGTTTCGGATATCCGCACCTCTCCTTCATGGAACGGGACGAGACCGCAAGCCGGCTCGGATCGGACCATTATCACTTCGGCATCCGCGACACCGGCACCGGGCACATCCACCCGATGAAATTGCTTATGGGCCTCGCGACGCAGGCGGCCCGTACCGGCGCCAGCCTCCACGAACAGACGAAGGCGCTGAAGATCGAAAAAAAGGGCGGCGCGATCGTCATCGACACCGATCGCGGCACGATCACCGCCGACCGGGCGCTGATCGCCTGCAATGCCTATATCGGCAACCTCGAGCCTGTAACCGCCAGCCACGTCATGCCCATCCGCTCGTTTATCGGCGCGACCAAGATTCTCTCCGACCATCCCGATGTGCTGCCCGGCGGCGAATCGGTCGACGATTCCCGTTTCGTCGTGCGCTATTTCCGCAAATCGAAAGACGGACGGCTGCTCTTCGGGGGGCGCGAAGCCTATACGGCCGACAATCCACGCGACATTTCCAGCCACATCCGCCGTCAGATCAGCGAGATCTATCCGGCACTCGCCAACGTCGAGATCACCCACGCCTGGGGAGGTTCGGTCGGCATCACCATGCCGCGCCAGCCCTTCTGCCGCGAGGTCATGCCGGGGGTCACGAGCATCGGCGGCTATTCCGGGCATGGCGTCATGCTGTCCAACTATTGCGGCAAGCTCTATGCTGACCTTGTGCTGGGGAAACAGACGGAGCTGGATCTTCTCAAGGCCTTGAAAATACCTGCTTTCCCGGGCGGAATGCGATTCCGCTCGGCGCTCCTGTTCCTCGCGCTCAGCTGGTATGCTTTGCGCGACCGGCTCTAA
- a CDS encoding glutamine synthetase family protein, whose translation MPSKRSVAQQAAKISKSSKIPAALHSPRGVKTWKEAVDWLRIRGIEDIECITPDLAGVPRGKMMPTSKFTSNTSLALPSAIYRHTISGEYPDETGQFRYDSRDSDIKLLPDLSTLSIVPWETDPTAQVICDIVGSQGEQINYTPRNVLKRVVDLYRQKGWKPVVAPEIEFYLVAQNDDPDYPLRPPKGRSGRSILGGQGYSIAGINEFDELIDDIYHFSEKQGLEIDTLIHEEGPAQLEINLRHGDPIELADQVFLFKRTIREAALKHGIYATFMAKPMQGQPGSAMHIHQSVVEINTGRNLFSNANGSPSKEFFSFIGGMQHYVPKTMAMMAPYVNSYRRLTPDMSAPVNTAWGYDNRTTAFRIPVSDAAARRIENRLPSSDANPYLALAASLGCGYLGIIEDLQPTPPTEDTANEGAIDLPRGLLEAVSLLESAPSLADVFTPEFVAIYAGVKRGEFETFMQVISPWEREFLLLNV comes from the coding sequence ATGCCCTCCAAGAGAAGTGTCGCCCAGCAAGCAGCAAAGATCAGCAAGAGTTCGAAAATACCAGCCGCCCTGCACTCGCCGCGAGGCGTGAAGACCTGGAAGGAAGCGGTCGACTGGCTTAGGATTCGCGGCATTGAGGACATCGAGTGCATCACGCCCGACCTTGCCGGCGTACCGCGCGGCAAGATGATGCCCACCTCCAAGTTCACCTCGAACACCTCGCTTGCTCTGCCTTCGGCGATCTACCGTCATACGATTTCTGGCGAATATCCCGACGAGACCGGCCAGTTCCGTTACGATTCGCGCGACAGCGACATCAAGCTGCTGCCCGATCTTTCAACCCTTTCGATTGTTCCTTGGGAGACCGACCCGACGGCGCAGGTCATCTGCGACATCGTCGGCTCGCAGGGCGAGCAGATCAACTATACGCCGCGTAACGTCTTGAAGCGCGTCGTCGACCTCTATCGCCAGAAGGGATGGAAGCCGGTCGTCGCGCCCGAGATCGAATTCTACCTTGTCGCCCAGAACGACGACCCGGACTATCCGCTCCGCCCGCCGAAGGGACGCTCCGGCCGCTCGATCCTCGGCGGCCAGGGCTATTCGATCGCCGGCATCAACGAATTCGACGAACTGATCGATGACATCTACCATTTCTCGGAAAAGCAGGGCCTCGAGATCGACACCCTCATTCATGAAGAGGGGCCGGCACAGCTCGAAATCAACCTCAGGCATGGCGACCCGATCGAGCTTGCCGATCAGGTCTTCCTGTTCAAGCGCACAATTCGCGAAGCCGCACTGAAGCACGGCATCTATGCGACCTTCATGGCGAAGCCGATGCAGGGCCAACCCGGCTCGGCGATGCACATTCACCAGTCGGTCGTCGAGATCAACACCGGTCGCAACCTCTTCTCGAATGCGAACGGGTCGCCATCGAAGGAATTCTTCTCCTTCATCGGCGGCATGCAGCACTACGTGCCGAAAACTATGGCGATGATGGCGCCCTACGTGAACTCGTACCGGCGGCTGACGCCCGACATGTCAGCACCGGTGAACACCGCCTGGGGTTATGACAACCGGACGACGGCGTTCCGCATCCCCGTCTCGGACGCGGCCGCGCGACGCATCGAGAACCGCCTGCCGAGTTCGGATGCCAATCCCTATCTGGCGCTCGCGGCCTCGCTCGGCTGCGGCTATCTCGGCATCATCGAAGACCTGCAGCCCACGCCACCGACAGAGGACACGGCCAACGAAGGCGCGATCGACCTGCCGCGCGGTCTGCTGGAAGCGGTTTCGCTGCTCGAATCGGCGCCCTCGCTCGCCGATGTGTTCACACCTGAGTTCGTCGCCATCTACGCCGGCGTGAAGCGTGGCGAATTCGAGACCTTCATGCAGGTCATCAGTCCGTGGGAACGCGAATTCCTGCTTCTGAACGTCTGA
- a CDS encoding BaiN/RdsA family NAD(P)/FAD-dependent oxidoreductase, whose amino-acid sequence MAEKHDVVIIGAGAAGMMCAIEAGKRGRRVLVLDHAKAPGEKIRISGGGRCNFTNIHAGPKNFLSENPHFCKSALARYRPQDFVALVEQHGITWHEKTLGQLFCDHSAKDIIRMLLAEMQEAGVALRLATAISAIERVASGFRVTTDEGAVEAASLVVASGGKSIPKMGATGFAYRTAEQFGLPIVETRPALVPLTLDPAQLDKIGELAGVAADAEARCGKAAFREAVLLTHRGLSGPAILQISSYWREGAEIVLRLMPDIDIASILKGMRRTNGRQAAHTALADILPRRLAHFFAEEAKLAGRMLADLSDKAIDAVSASIQNWTLKPAGSEGYRTAEVTLGGVDTRALDSRTMQAREVPGLYFIGECVDVTGWLGGYNFQWAWASGFAAGQEV is encoded by the coding sequence GTGGCAGAAAAACACGATGTGGTGATCATTGGCGCAGGTGCCGCCGGCATGATGTGCGCGATCGAGGCGGGAAAACGCGGACGCCGTGTGCTCGTGCTCGACCATGCCAAGGCACCCGGCGAGAAGATCCGCATCTCCGGCGGCGGTCGCTGCAACTTCACCAATATTCACGCCGGACCGAAGAACTTCCTCTCCGAGAATCCGCATTTCTGCAAGTCGGCGCTGGCGCGTTACCGGCCGCAGGATTTCGTCGCGCTCGTCGAGCAACACGGCATTACATGGCACGAGAAGACGCTTGGCCAGCTCTTCTGCGATCATTCGGCGAAGGACATCATCCGTATGCTGCTTGCCGAGATGCAGGAGGCGGGCGTGGCGCTGCGGCTTGCAACGGCGATCTCGGCGATCGAGAGAGTCGCATCCGGATTCCGCGTGACGACGGATGAGGGTGCCGTCGAGGCCGCGTCACTGGTGGTCGCGAGCGGCGGCAAGTCGATTCCGAAAATGGGTGCCACGGGTTTTGCCTATAGGACCGCCGAACAGTTCGGCCTGCCGATTGTCGAAACGCGGCCTGCGCTGGTTCCGTTGACCCTCGATCCGGCGCAACTTGATAAGATCGGCGAACTGGCGGGCGTTGCGGCCGATGCCGAGGCGCGCTGCGGCAAGGCCGCCTTCCGCGAAGCGGTGTTGCTCACCCACCGCGGCTTGAGCGGACCCGCCATCCTGCAGATCTCCTCCTATTGGCGGGAGGGCGCGGAGATCGTCCTGCGGCTGATGCCGGATATCGATATCGCGTCCATTCTCAAGGGGATGCGCCGAACGAACGGGCGCCAGGCCGCGCATACCGCCTTAGCCGACATCCTGCCGCGACGGCTGGCGCATTTCTTCGCGGAAGAAGCAAAGCTGGCGGGGCGGATGCTCGCCGACCTTTCGGACAAGGCCATCGACGCAGTGTCGGCTTCCATCCAGAACTGGACGCTGAAGCCCGCCGGGTCGGAAGGTTACAGGACCGCCGAAGTTACTCTCGGCGGGGTCGATACCCGTGCGCTCGATTCCCGGACGATGCAGGCGAGGGAAGTTCCGGGACTTTATTTCATCGGCGAATGCGTCGATGTCACCGGATGGCTCGGCGGCTACAATTTCCAATGGGCCTGGGCCTCCGGTTTCGCCGCCGGTCAAGAGGTGTGA
- a CDS encoding methyl-accepting chemotaxis protein — MFIDRVLARFKIQTKVLFFILPFVVSISAVGITGLYASGLLQGRMEISNSVLQTLSGFKDVYAGMNNFLYRTTEESRDAVRATIAAQKDILAETAAQVAGQNGQDELTAAIAATGDIEARIEGLWTLHVGEQELRAATAANLERLVAEQSKINEETNRLQYAVRKDENAAKTMLRNAEKLLRASRFFTEFGTEVAKATTVEEKLKEVKDRFPAIGRTQREIFTLLPKGEKSLADTVNSASSEIGSLIKAPVGPETLGNISKYVDRFRTASFRLEAASVGKMREATQIFSELDEKIASTESVLTATRRLSTSITDIQIAAAAFLGTTTEENRKRLLDKFLAVQANLTTLRGVANGMSFFDTTADALLPILDVMKKDGVALVASSEKRNSEFNAAGESINEIWGDLTEFAEQQKVAAGTERDEANQISVAATVGGVIIALLAGIALTLTLKKPIGQITAAMRRLADGMLDTAIDGDARRDEIGDMARALGVFKENALSKVRIEAESEEQRARAEAERSRNDAEKRELDQQIDLAVSELAAGLGRLAQGDLSHQIEVPFHGRLEQLRTDFNGSLIRLQDTLAQIRSNAQAIQQSGADMHQSADSLSKRTEAQAASLEETAAAVDQITVTVRSSAERAHEANLAVSQTKKSADSSATVVTNAIAAMGRIEEASRQIEQIIEVIDDIAFQTNLLALNAGIEAARAGEAGKGFAVVAQEVRELAQRSAEAAREIKGLINKSTEEVNSGSHLVKETGAVLASISAQIVSVSQHVDMIATASRDQAAALNEVNGSVNQMDQMTQQNASMVEEATATSRALASQADTLMMLVEQFRLEPEVATGQTYRAA; from the coding sequence ATGTTCATTGATAGAGTTCTTGCCCGGTTCAAGATTCAGACGAAGGTTCTGTTCTTCATCCTGCCGTTTGTCGTCAGCATCTCGGCTGTCGGCATTACCGGCCTCTACGCATCGGGTCTGCTGCAGGGGCGCATGGAGATTTCAAACAGCGTCCTGCAGACGCTGAGCGGCTTCAAGGACGTCTATGCCGGGATGAACAATTTCCTGTACAGGACGACCGAGGAAAGCCGCGATGCGGTTCGCGCGACGATCGCCGCGCAGAAGGACATCCTCGCTGAGACCGCCGCGCAGGTTGCCGGCCAGAACGGACAGGACGAGCTGACCGCTGCGATCGCTGCGACCGGCGATATCGAAGCGCGTATCGAGGGTCTTTGGACGTTGCATGTCGGCGAGCAGGAACTGCGCGCGGCTACGGCGGCCAATCTGGAGCGCCTGGTGGCCGAACAATCGAAGATCAATGAAGAGACGAACCGGCTGCAATATGCCGTGCGCAAGGACGAGAACGCGGCGAAGACGATGCTCCGGAACGCCGAAAAGCTCCTTCGCGCCAGCCGCTTCTTCACGGAGTTTGGCACCGAGGTCGCCAAGGCGACCACGGTCGAAGAGAAGCTGAAGGAGGTCAAGGATCGCTTCCCGGCGATCGGCCGCACGCAGCGCGAGATCTTCACCCTGCTGCCGAAGGGCGAAAAGTCTCTCGCCGACACGGTGAATTCAGCATCGAGCGAGATCGGCTCCCTGATCAAGGCCCCGGTCGGACCAGAAACCCTGGGCAACATTTCGAAATACGTCGATCGCTTCCGTACCGCGAGCTTCCGCCTCGAAGCCGCCTCCGTCGGCAAGATGCGCGAGGCTACCCAGATCTTCAGCGAGCTGGACGAAAAGATTGCGAGCACCGAATCTGTGCTGACCGCGACACGCCGGCTTTCCACGTCGATCACCGACATTCAGATCGCCGCGGCGGCCTTCCTCGGCACCACGACCGAGGAAAATCGCAAGAGGCTCCTGGATAAGTTCCTTGCTGTTCAGGCAAATTTGACAACGCTGCGTGGCGTCGCGAACGGGATGAGCTTCTTCGATACCACGGCGGATGCGCTCCTTCCGATCCTCGACGTGATGAAGAAGGATGGTGTTGCGTTGGTCGCGAGTTCCGAAAAGCGCAATTCCGAGTTCAATGCTGCCGGTGAATCGATCAATGAGATCTGGGGCGATCTGACCGAGTTCGCGGAGCAGCAGAAAGTCGCAGCCGGTACCGAACGGGACGAAGCGAACCAGATCTCCGTTGCTGCGACGGTCGGCGGCGTCATCATCGCATTGCTCGCAGGCATCGCGCTGACCCTGACGCTGAAGAAACCGATCGGACAGATCACCGCCGCCATGCGCCGCCTTGCCGACGGCATGCTCGATACGGCGATCGACGGCGATGCGCGGCGCGACGAAATCGGCGACATGGCGCGCGCCCTCGGCGTGTTCAAGGAAAACGCCCTTTCCAAGGTGCGCATCGAGGCGGAAAGCGAAGAGCAGCGCGCTCGTGCCGAAGCGGAACGCAGCCGGAACGACGCCGAAAAACGCGAGCTGGACCAGCAGATCGATCTTGCCGTCAGCGAACTCGCCGCTGGCCTCGGGCGTCTGGCGCAAGGCGACCTCTCGCACCAGATCGAGGTGCCTTTCCACGGGCGGCTCGAGCAGTTGCGCACGGACTTCAACGGATCGCTCATCCGGCTTCAGGATACTCTGGCCCAGATCCGGTCGAACGCCCAGGCGATCCAGCAGAGCGGCGCGGACATGCATCAATCCGCCGACTCGCTCTCCAAGCGCACCGAAGCTCAGGCGGCTTCGCTCGAGGAGACCGCGGCCGCGGTCGACCAGATCACTGTGACGGTGCGTTCCTCGGCAGAGCGGGCGCATGAGGCGAACCTCGCCGTTTCACAGACCAAGAAGAGCGCCGACAGCTCGGCGACCGTCGTCACCAATGCCATCGCCGCGATGGGACGCATCGAAGAGGCTTCACGCCAGATCGAGCAGATCATCGAGGTCATCGACGACATCGCCTTCCAGACCAACCTGCTGGCGTTGAACGCCGGCATTGAGGCGGCACGCGCCGGCGAGGCGGGCAAGGGCTTTGCCGTCGTCGCGCAGGAGGTCCGGGAGCTGGCGCAGCGGTCCGCCGAGGCGGCTCGGGAAATCAAGGGACTCATCAACAAGTCGACTGAAGAGGTCAATTCGGGCTCTCATCTCGTCAAGGAGACCGGCGCAGTCCTTGCCTCGATCAGCGCTCAGATCGTCTCGGTCAGCCAGCATGTGGACATGATCGCAACGGCAAGCCGCGACCAGGCAGCGGCGCTGAACGAGGTCAACGGCTCCGTCAACCAGATGGATCAGATGACCCAGCAGAATGCCTCGATGGTCGAGGAAGCGACGGCCACCAGCCGCGCACTCGCAAGCCAGGCGGATACGCTGATGATGCTCGTCGAGCAATTCCGGCTGGAGCCGGAAGTGGCGACCGGCCAGACCTACCGCGCCGCCTGA
- a CDS encoding LysR family transcriptional regulator yields MKNMDWDIYRCFMTVARAGGLTGAAQATGLSPATIGRRMLEIEERTGRSLFVRSQTGYVLTADGRLLFEQLQEMEAAARKVESWQKEGEGMPLVRIAAGTWNAWLIAENFPAICTERDAFAISLSIGEARANLAYRESDIGLRAFQPDETYLASRLIGDVAYAAYRQKNAPGGGPERWVAVAEEEAISAYLRWPHDQAAGRIVATVGRPRSLLDLARAGAGSAVLPCFVGDLDPLLERAGEEIEPLRHRQWIVMNNEDRHRREIRTVVDRMTRLLRSHVDLFAGKRPRRTSSA; encoded by the coding sequence ATGAAAAACATGGACTGGGACATCTACCGCTGTTTCATGACCGTGGCGCGCGCCGGCGGCCTGACCGGTGCGGCGCAGGCTACCGGCTTGAGTCCAGCAACCATTGGCCGCCGGATGCTGGAGATCGAGGAGCGTACAGGGCGTTCGCTCTTCGTGCGCAGCCAAACCGGATACGTGCTGACCGCCGACGGGCGCCTCCTGTTCGAGCAATTGCAGGAAATGGAGGCGGCGGCACGCAAGGTCGAGAGCTGGCAGAAGGAAGGCGAGGGGATGCCGCTCGTGCGTATCGCGGCCGGAACATGGAACGCGTGGCTGATCGCGGAAAATTTTCCGGCGATCTGCACCGAGCGCGACGCCTTTGCCATATCGCTTTCGATCGGGGAGGCAAGGGCGAATCTTGCCTACCGCGAGAGCGATATCGGCTTGCGCGCCTTCCAGCCGGACGAGACCTATCTGGCGTCGCGGCTGATCGGCGACGTGGCCTATGCGGCCTATCGGCAGAAAAATGCGCCGGGCGGCGGGCCCGAGCGCTGGGTTGCGGTCGCCGAGGAAGAGGCGATCTCTGCCTATCTGCGCTGGCCGCACGACCAGGCGGCCGGCCGGATCGTTGCGACGGTTGGTCGGCCCCGCTCCTTGCTCGATCTCGCGCGCGCCGGGGCCGGAAGTGCGGTGTTGCCCTGCTTCGTCGGCGATCTCGATCCGCTGCTCGAGCGCGCGGGCGAGGAAATAGAGCCGCTTCGACATCGGCAATGGATCGTCATGAACAACGAGGACCGGCACAGGCGGGAAATCCGCACTGTCGTCGATCGGATGACACGACTGCTGCGCAGCCACGTGGACCTGTTTGCCGGCAAGCGCCCGCGGCGGACCTCGTCCGCATAG
- a CDS encoding SMc00767 family acetate metabolism repressor encodes MTVQTRVKERAEEQSSAMTPDQQAAIRMVANDLHRLNQSVMKAVDAGVSVELVRSARHHGGEGNWGDLLIPVIVTQGRK; translated from the coding sequence ATGACAGTACAGACACGCGTCAAGGAACGGGCCGAGGAACAGTCGTCGGCCATGACCCCTGACCAGCAGGCGGCGATCCGCATGGTCGCGAACGACCTGCATCGGCTCAATCAGTCGGTCATGAAGGCCGTCGATGCCGGCGTTTCGGTCGAGCTCGTGCGCTCGGCACGCCATCACGGCGGCGAAGGCAACTGGGGCGACCTGCTCATTCCGGTCATCGTCACACAAGGACGGAAGTGA
- the aceA gene encoding isocitrate lyase produces MTDFYKLVPGAPRGRFDGIQRPYTAEDVKRLRGSVEIRYSFAEMGANRLWKLIHDEDFVNALGALSGNQAMQMVRAGLKAIYLSGWQVAADANTASAMYPDQSLYPANAAPELAKRINRTLQRADQIETSEGNGLSVETWFAPIVADAEAGFGGPLNAFEIMKAFIEAGAAGVHYEDQLASEKKCGHLGGKVLIPTAAHIRNLNAARLAADVMGTPTLVIARTDAEAAKLLTSDIDERDRPFVDYDAGRTVEGFYQVRSGIEPCIARAIAYAPHCDLIWCETSKPDLEQARKFAEGVHNAHPGKLLAYNCSPSFNWKKNLDDATIAKFQRELGAMGYKFQFITLAGFHQLNYGMFELARGYKDRQMAAYSELQEAEFAAEANGYTATKHQREVGTGYFDAVSLAITGGQSSTTAMKESTEHDQFRPAAE; encoded by the coding sequence ATGACTGATTTTTACAAACTGGTTCCCGGCGCACCGCGGGGACGTTTCGACGGTATCCAGCGACCCTATACCGCCGAAGATGTGAAGCGGCTGCGGGGATCGGTGGAAATCCGTTATTCTTTTGCCGAGATGGGTGCCAACCGCCTGTGGAAGCTCATCCACGATGAGGATTTCGTCAATGCGCTCGGCGCGCTCTCGGGCAACCAGGCGATGCAGATGGTTCGCGCCGGCCTGAAGGCGATCTATCTCTCCGGCTGGCAGGTCGCCGCAGACGCCAACACGGCTTCGGCGATGTATCCGGATCAGTCGCTTTATCCGGCCAATGCCGCACCGGAATTGGCGAAACGCATCAATCGCACCCTGCAGCGCGCCGATCAGATCGAGACCTCGGAAGGAAACGGGCTTTCTGTCGAGACCTGGTTCGCGCCGATCGTCGCCGACGCCGAAGCGGGTTTCGGCGGGCCGTTGAACGCCTTCGAGATCATGAAGGCCTTCATCGAAGCTGGTGCGGCAGGTGTCCACTATGAGGATCAACTTGCTTCGGAAAAGAAATGCGGCCATCTCGGCGGCAAGGTGCTGATCCCGACCGCCGCGCATATCCGCAACTTGAACGCAGCGCGGCTTGCGGCCGACGTCATGGGAACACCAACGCTCGTCATCGCCCGCACCGATGCGGAAGCGGCAAAGCTCCTGACCTCGGATATCGACGAGCGCGACAGGCCCTTCGTCGACTACGATGCCGGCCGCACGGTGGAGGGTTTCTATCAGGTAAGGAGCGGCATCGAGCCCTGCATCGCGCGCGCGATCGCCTATGCGCCGCATTGCGACCTCATCTGGTGCGAAACCTCGAAGCCTGATCTGGAGCAGGCGCGCAAATTCGCCGAAGGCGTACACAACGCGCATCCGGGCAAGCTGCTCGCCTATAATTGCTCTCCATCGTTCAACTGGAAGAAGAACCTCGACGACGCGACGATCGCCAAGTTCCAGCGCGAGCTCGGCGCGATGGGCTACAAGTTCCAGTTCATCACGCTCGCCGGCTTCCATCAGCTGAACTACGGCATGTTCGAGCTGGCGCGCGGCTACAAGGATCGGCAGATGGCCGCCTATTCGGAACTGCAGGAAGCGGAATTCGCAGCAGAGGCCAACGGCTACACTGCAACCAAACACCAGCGCGAAGTCGGCACCGGCTACTTCGATGCTGTGTCGTTGGCGATCACCGGCGGCCAGTCGTCGACCACCGCCATGAAGGAATCGACCGAGCACGACCAGTTCCGCCCGGCGGCAGAATGA
- a CDS encoding helix-turn-helix domain-containing protein, translating to MAENKIFAGPRVRRIRNGLQLTQTAMAEALGISPSYLNLIERNQRPLTVQLLLKLSSVYKVDLDELQGETGSGLAHLREVFADPLLAGELPGDQELIEIAEAAPNASGGIVKLYRAYREQASRLKDLADLLAGQGHMAALSGTRLPIDEMREAFEARPNHFARIEEAMEAFHAALSPGDDLTGALKGWLKKEHGLVVRTLPVHAMPNLRRRFDRHSMRLFISERLSPFDQTREIAMEVASIACHEAIDAELEQFRFSTAEARRIGRFELARYAAHALMMPYQAFLAAAQRAKYDIDILRSRFQVSFEQAANRLTMLQRPGAAGIPFFLMEIDNAGHRLRRAGALGFPGARFGGACPKLNIHAAFAVPGQVLVDRVEMPEGSEFLVVSRTLDGPQAGFQERVRRTALLIGCDAGFAEEVVYGASRMPAVPVGAACRLCERQGCLARAEPPVTRPLGLDEMATGLSVFDFQ from the coding sequence ATGGCCGAAAACAAGATCTTCGCCGGGCCGCGCGTCAGACGTATCCGCAATGGTCTTCAGTTGACGCAGACGGCGATGGCGGAGGCGCTCGGCATCTCACCCTCCTACCTGAACCTCATCGAGCGCAATCAGCGGCCGCTGACGGTGCAGCTGCTCCTCAAGCTGTCCTCGGTCTACAAGGTGGACCTCGACGAGCTGCAGGGAGAAACCGGTAGTGGTCTGGCACACTTGCGCGAGGTCTTCGCCGATCCGCTCCTGGCCGGCGAACTGCCCGGCGACCAGGAACTGATCGAAATCGCCGAAGCGGCGCCCAACGCCTCCGGCGGCATCGTCAAGCTCTACCGCGCCTATCGCGAGCAGGCGTCACGCCTGAAGGATCTCGCCGATCTCCTGGCGGGACAGGGGCACATGGCGGCGCTTTCGGGCACCCGGCTGCCGATCGATGAGATGCGCGAGGCGTTCGAGGCGCGGCCCAATCATTTCGCGCGGATCGAGGAGGCAATGGAGGCGTTTCATGCCGCGCTTTCGCCCGGAGACGATCTCACGGGAGCGCTGAAGGGCTGGCTCAAGAAGGAGCATGGCCTCGTCGTCAGAACGCTGCCGGTGCACGCCATGCCGAACCTGCGCCGCCGGTTCGACCGGCACTCGATGCGGCTCTTTATATCCGAACGCCTGTCACCTTTCGACCAGACGCGGGAAATCGCCATGGAAGTGGCGTCGATCGCCTGCCACGAGGCGATCGACGCCGAGCTGGAGCAATTCCGCTTCTCGACCGCCGAGGCGCGCCGCATCGGTCGCTTCGAACTCGCGCGCTATGCCGCCCATGCCTTGATGATGCCCTATCAAGCGTTTCTAGCCGCGGCGCAGCGCGCGAAATACGACATCGATATCTTGCGATCCCGCTTTCAGGTGTCCTTCGAACAGGCGGCCAATCGACTGACGATGTTGCAGCGCCCCGGCGCCGCGGGCATCCCGTTTTTCCTTATGGAGATCGATAATGCCGGCCATCGGCTGCGCCGTGCGGGCGCGCTTGGCTTTCCTGGTGCGCGTTTCGGCGGCGCCTGTCCGAAGCTCAATATCCATGCCGCCTTCGCCGTGCCCGGGCAGGTTCTCGTCGACCGCGTCGAAATGCCGGAGGGCAGCGAATTCCTTGTCGTTTCGCGGACGCTCGACGGACCGCAAGCGGGCTTCCAGGAGCGGGTGAGGCGCACGGCACTGCTTATCGGCTGCGATGCCGGCTTCGCGGAGGAAGTCGTCTACGGTGCGTCGAGAATGCCGGCAGTCCCTGTTGGCGCAGCCTGCCGCCTCTGCGAGCGGCAAGGCTGTCTGGCGCGCGCAGAACCACCTGTCACCCGCCCGCTTGGCCTGGACGAGATGGCGACGGGCCTCAGCGTTTTCGACTTTCAATAG